AGATTGTTACCAAGCCAGcctatatattttgctattatgtGGTGGGCTATTTCAAAATCAAAGGGgaatgtatttaataaaataatgccATGGAAGGTGCTATCATAGTGGTGGTGTGTTACTTGAACCCCAGCTTGCTGTAGTCTTGATACATACATAAAGCCTTCGTCCCTTAAGACATCATACATGCATGTTATGACATATGTCAACGGCAGACCTTTTAATTTGTCATCTTCTGTTAACAATGGACATACTCTTGTGTCCAAAATTGCTggatattttttaacaaaacttgAGTCTCCGTATTGAGGCTTGTGGTAAATGTGGTGTTTTTTCAGGCTATCGGGCAATAAAGTACTCCAGTTTACAAACTTAAATAAATGAGCTTCTTGAGATGGTATATGTCTGTTACTGAACATGGCTTCAAATAATTTTTGATCAGTAGTAAAATATTCACTCCAAAAACGCACCATGAGTGTCCTGGACAGCATAGGCATATTGGCATTTTCTCGGTAAGATGGCGTGTTTAGATCAAGGCTCTGCAGAACTGGGTAGATTAATGCCTGAATCTTCAGTTTCACTTTGACTTCAGGGTCATGCAACATCTGTAAAAATCAAATCAATGTTATATTAAACAATTAAATCAGAGCTTGAATGTTTGCCCCTATTACACATAGTAAGTTTATTTTTGTTGTCAGCATGAGATGCATTTCATtttaatgcatacctcccaactttttgaaatggaaatgagggacatctatcagcaaatgtatgcaggcatatgacacaccccttgccacgccccctcaacctccctggcggtatgattctgtctggaattacgtaccaaaagcggtacaattatttgcaaggaaatttggcatttaatactgtaggcctgtaattcttaggaataactcacttaaatctgaccaaacaagaatctaataggcattccgggtatgacatttttttaaaaacaaaattataaattataatataataaataattataacaaataataatataattctaataaaaatgattcaataatgtaatcaaatcaaaatcactgaaattttctcagttgcaaaattgtcgctgtcattattatttttttttatgacgaatttccccgcaaatcgctatcgcacaattctgcaagtgattataatttattatcgctgttttctagctgatctaaaaccatttttgacataaagggacacttttggttgctatggacaatctacagtttgcagaaagaaagaaccgtttttattatataaaagtagatgtagggcactgggcagaccactagggacaaggggggtgtgtattttttacatacagtactgtaatctataagattacagtatactgtatgtaaggtgtttgtttacgtttttgaatttggcgccgatctccgctcccgtgcgtcgtaacgtcgcagggaacggagatcggcggcacaggaggacgctgtgtgaatcgagcgaggtcccgctcgctcacacagcgcggtggcatcgctggatccaggacaaggtaagccagcgcacgctgcaggctctgcatatctaccccgagcgtgactcggggataccgattatagcagaaaaaatccaccccgagtcac
The sequence above is drawn from the Rana temporaria chromosome 4, aRanTem1.1, whole genome shotgun sequence genome and encodes:
- the AADAC gene encoding arylacetamide deacetylase, which produces MASKSVCFVLVTVLLAYYIYKPLPDNVEEKFKVMLMDATFRTLGHAGSLAELLGISHYMDVMMLLTKLEHTEPISDENITVADTSFNNVPVRLYVPKRQSEGLMRAVIYIHGGGWCLGSAAMKPYDLLSRQTAQQLNALVVSINYRLAPKFHFPTQFDDVYTGVKFFLQPSILEKYSVDASRIAVSGDSAGGNLAAAVTNEMLHDPEVKVKLKIQALIYPVLQSLDLNTPSYRENANMPMLSRTLMVRFWSEYFTTDQKLFEAMFSNRHIPSQEAHLFKFVNWSTLLPDSLKKHHIYHKPQYGDSSFVKKYPAILDTRVCPLLTEDDKLKGLPLTYVITCMYDVLRDEGFMYVSRLQQAGVQVTHHHYDSTFHGIILLNTFPFDFEIAHHIIAKYIGWLGNNL